The genomic window CCCTACTTGAGGTCGAGTTTCATGAAGTCGAACTCGAGCATTCAGTCATACCATTCTTGAATCTTACTATTTGTTGCTATGTGATTTTTACAAGTTATTTTGGACTCTCTTTATGGGAGGTCAGATAACTTGTTTTATACTTGTTGTGTCAACCTAGTAAGGTCGAATACTTATCTCTTAGTTTGAGGAGGCATTCTTACAAATCACCATGctttttcaatttgttttaaacAAATTTTTGTGAGGTCAGGTTTACATTCTCTTCGTGTTGATATTTGATTATCATCACGCTGTCCTCAAGTTATTTTTGCGATTCGTTTTAGGTTTGCCCCTTGCCAGCTTGTTTTAGTATAAGTGGCTTAATGAGGTCAGACCACGATTTGTATTTATAACTTCTTACACCACTTTGGATCTTGTCACTTTAAGTCAGAAAAAGTGTGCATTAGAAAGTAAGGTGCGCTTTCTAGCTGTAGTATCCCTTTTTGTTGTAGACATGGCACAATCTAGGTAGATTGTTTTCGAGTAAGTCGAGTATGTTGTAGTAGTTCTTTTCCAAGTCTTAAGTGACTTTGTTGGGATCTTTTCATTTTGGTGTTGGCTTTTCTTCGTCTGATTTTGGCCCGATGTCATTTTTTATCAAGACGAGGTCACCGGTTGAGAAATTTCTTCGTATAACCTTCTCATGGCCATTTATGCTTGGGATCTGGTTCTTGAAGTCGTACCTCAAGAAAGAGGTcagacttttttttttgtaagctCTAAACTTATCCGACCATGTTGTAAAGTTTGACCTTCAAAAGATGTCACATTTTTCTTTGTGAGCTCTTAAAGAGATCGGATGTTTCTTTATAAGTTCAGAGATTTTAAATCTCATTGTAGTCTGACCCttaaaagaggtcggattttCTTCGTAAGCTCTAAAAGAAGTCGGATTTTTATTTGTAGACTTGAATCCTCAGAAGAGGTCAAATTATCTTCATAAGCTTGGATCCTTAGAAGATGTCGgatttttctttttaagcttGGAAAGAGATCGGATTTTCTTTCTAAGCTTAGAGGTTTTCAACCTCATTGTAGACTTTGATCTTTAAAATAAGTCGGAATTTCTTTCTGATAATCTTTGAGATTTTCGACCTCATTGTAGAGTTGATCATGAAAGAGGTCGAATTTTTTCACAGACTCCAAAAAGAGGTCAGATTTTTCCCTTGTTGGCTTTAAAGAGGTCGGATTCTTCTTTGTGAGTAATGAGGTTTTAGACCTCATTGTAGAATCTAacctttaaaagaggtcggactttCTTCATGGGATCGAAAAGAAGTCGAATTTTTTTCTCTGTGAGCCCTAAAAGAAGTTGGATTTTTCTCTGTGAGCTCTAAAAGAAATCGGATTTTTCTTTGTGAGCTCTAAAAGAAGTCGGATTTTCCTCTATGAGCTCTATAGAGGTCGGAATTTGTATAGTATTTTTTGATTTGGAGACTTctttgaaattgctgagatggctATGTGGATCGGTAGGTCCATCATAGGAATCTACGTTGGAAATTTCTTGGAACCTTTGCACGCATGACCTCTTTAGAGAAAAGATCGTCCCCTCCAATGAAGACTAAGTCTTTGTTATTCTGACTTTCTTTTTTCCTTGGCTCGGATTCCAATTTTTCTGGTTTATCTTTAATCTCTCTTCTGTTGTGAAGCTCTTTTCAGAGTTGGCTCTCGATTCTCTTTGTCATTCCAACTCGTTTTTCAAGGGATCTCCATTTTTTTCATGTAACTTCTTTTGCCAATTGAATTTTTTGAGTTGAAAATTCTTTTATTCAGTTAGCTTTCGAGTTCGTCTTGATTTGCTTTCTACAATGACCTTGGGACGGTGcttttttctcctttgttttggTTGTGGTCTGTTTTATTTCTAAATGCCATCTATCTTGATTAGTGTGCAAACAACATCAAATTCTACCACATGATTATTTCTTTCCATATTCATTGGTAGTGATGTAATTTGTGAGCAACCAACGAAGGATGTGCCATGAGAATTTTCCGTGTTATTTACAGCTCTGTTGTAATTGATATGTGAATCCAATGAAGAAAAAATTGGACTCATCATTCCATTGTCGGATTGGATTGTATTCAAATTGGCTGATGCCGTATTTTTTGGCATAAATTGGgaaaaaaattttcattatttttatcaACAATGTTTTCCATTCCTTCTTCAATTACTGACCAATATGAGACATTTTATTTATTGATAAAACATGTGTATTTGGAACATGCAACTGCTCCATTACCATGAGTGGGTATCATAATTTTTCCGAGGTTGTAAGTCGGTACAGATGTCGTTGTTCATTCTATTTCACGAAGAGGTTGGGATCAGTCACGTTCcccttttccccttttttttatgaTGGTGATGAATTTGTGGCTTCTCATCCACCATAGTTGGTATCTACGAGTGCATTATTCTCGTCTCTGCAATTTGGTATATTTAATCCAATTTACCTGTAGAAGTAGAATCACCATCCCTATTTGATATCCTCTGCCCATTGGGAGAAGTTTTTATGGGATTTCTGGTATCCATAGAAATTGTATTCCAACTTCTTTTTAACATGCTTGCATCTTATTCATGTCGAGTGTTTGTCTGATCCTCTTGTTGATCATCCGCCATTATCAAGGGTTGAGCTCcaggtccccgacaacggcgccaatgttacgatagGTAACCATAGATTAATGGGTTGGACTCGTGGGGTTGGCCCAATCGCCTAATGGAGGAAGCTTTCGAGCAGGTTCGCGCTTGGaagcctccgtccgacttgtacgtaagagagaatggggggtggtacctgcaaagacactccgatgcttaagtcagcagGGGTCTGAGCAAGTTTAAAGAGTATTgaaacttagagatacctgaggggtgtcagtgtatttatagtggtgaaccaataactaccgttggagtagttccaccttttaaggaggataaccatccctttatcttagggaaagttgagatatggcccctggaagtgggttgagagattttatgggcagttacttatttgaataagtgttatctacCAGCTAACCTTCATTCCCGACTTCCTTTGAGTGAAGTCTGTGTTGAATCTGACCTCTCTGGAGGAGGTCGATTATGCAGGGAGGCCAGGCTATGGACTGGGCCTTTTTATCTTATTTGGACCTGTGCCTTAGCGTTGGGTTAGGGTATGAACACCTATGATATACTATTAGTATTATGATCTAAATAATTTTCACAATaagataaaaactaataaatacattatttgatatatagtaaaaaatttttgagtaataacaaatttattttttttatctctttaaactaaattaatagattaataatattattgatgCTTTAAGTTTGTCGAGTTTATAAATGGTCTCCATAATATATATAGCCTATTCATTGTGTATTTTAGTGCAAGGATatcaaatataattattaatttagtttaaagagataaaaaattaaatttgttattactcaaaaatattatattttatatttaataaaatatgaaaaaaatattaatataataataaaaaaaataatttaaaaaaaatattgtttaaagaataaggacaaataaatctctaactaatttaaatttagagacaattaGGTTTCTGTCCATTTCTAAACTTGATACGTCAACATTTTTCGTTTAAAATTAATGGAAAAACACTTATAAAGACCGCATTGCGTTACAAAAGTAGAAGACAAAAATCGaagtaaataatttttattataagaaATCACGTTTTTATTCTAAAAAATGAAAAGTACCAAATTAGTAGTTCACTCGAACAATTATGAATGAAAACAATAAGCAAAAAAGAGAGAACAAATAAATGGGAGATAATGATAACCCCATTCAATTGTTTTCATCACTTTCTTGCAACAGTACCTTAAATAGTCTCATATTATCTTCCATACATTGCTTTGccgatagaaaataaggattgtaaattccCCACCCTTTTCATTTAGTTGCAATTCACTAAAGACCAGCACACATCTTTTCTTGCACCCAATCAtctctttcattttctctttattattttttttaattcttatacattttttattaaataaaaaatattatactttttaataattaaataaattttaattcttcatttattatatttgaatatttaactttaagatttaaaatttagaatattttactttttatttatctttttttacttttaatagCAAATTAATTTTTCAAGAGCACTgcactatttatattttttgGAGCGCATAACATTTGCCATCATTTTTAGTCTAATTTAAGAAATAATAGAGATTAAGAGAAATCAATTGTATAAACTTTTTAAATATTCATTTATTAACTATTAAGTAACTCCGAATTTCACTTAAACTGATGATGTTTAGGTCTTAATTCAACTCataaaatttaagttttaaaGTATTTTTTTCCCTAAGCATATGATATTAATTAAGgtgattaataattagcaaaatCATATGGAAAAAGTTTGGTAACCAAAATTTTTCAGCCATAATCAGCCAAaacttttcatattttatttcatttatattacttaataacagttttattttttacttcACTTTCTTATCATTCTACTTATCACCGTTCTTATCAAATCTGAtaattaatgatattaattaaaaaatcataTCCCTTTTTATTAGGCACTATtgtaatcaatacttaatattcctttttataatttgatttttatatataaaaatacaataaagattaataataattatatttaagaaCGGTAATTATAATATCAATTACattaaataattgtaattgaTTCTTTGTCCGTTATAGTATTTATCAACAAttatttaaactatattttattatgTAGTTCAAATTCTTTTACATATATACTAATAAATCATGattcaaaatattttaatattttatttttgaagacaTTATACATTTAAATCAAcgtataattttttaaatcactgtctttgataatttaaaaatttatttcatgtttttcaaagtgaaaatgatttattttaattcatatatATTTCTAAATTTTACTATAattagatttgaaaaaaaaatgtcaaATACCTAAATCAATTTATTCAATTGACAaatttattcataacatccacaagttcatacacataacatccataattaagTAAGATACACATAACATccaaaattttatattaataacatccataatttcataCTCATAACATTCATAATTTCATACGTAGGTCATGAACCAacaaatttagatatttttaattttcaataaataaaaattgatcaaatttaaaatattttattttttataaaatgtgTTGAGGGGATTTgagttttttctttaattaaaaatataagaatttgaaatttttatttggaagaaaaaaattatacaattataaatacatgtaataataataaaggaGAAATTTTCGCAATCTGATTCACATTAAATTTGGAATTAACTTTTTAGTATAATTAAATAAGGAAAGATAATTAATGATAGAAATAAATTAATTGCGTCAATTAAATTAAGAGAGTGATTCACACTCTCTTATAAACGTAAATACTATTAGTCATATACCTTTATTTATTATCTATAATATTTTGGTTACGGAGCATTACTCGAGGTTTGACAACCGACATTATGATCctaaatttatattattattttctttatttctaagGAAGTTTCATTGGGGAAACTGGAAAGGGTCTACCTCTACCCCCCATAATATTCCTCACACTCATTGgaaaactataaaccataaaaaaGGTACTTACTATATTCTATAAGATCTCTCAAGTAATGAACATGTTTCATGTATGAAAAGGCCTattcacacacacatacacatacCATATTTCTTGTATTACAACCCAATTGATCCACCAAATCCAAGTTGTAAAATTCATCTTGCCATATTCATATATGCTCCATGCTTCCCCTTCTAACCCTTTGCCACCATGACCCTCAAAATTTCCCAACTACTTCACATTCTCCTTTGGCTATCCCTAATATTATTCTTGCTTTTTCATGAGTATTGCAATCTCAACTCCAAGATCAACAAGCCTACTAACCCTAAAAATCATCATCACCACCCTTTCAACAATGGAAGAAAAGTTCTTCTAGCTAGCAAATTTGACTTCTCTCCTTTCTTCAACCACCATCATCGCCATAAACATCCTCCGCCCGACCCTTCAGACACAGAGATTGATCCGCGCTATGGCGTCGAGAAGCGCCGTGTACCAACCGGTCCAAATCCATTACACCATTGATGAGAATGAAGCCTCAAACCTAAGGGGGTTGGTGCATGAAAAGATTAGaggcaaaaaaaatttaatggttAGTAGTGGAAGCTTTGATATtgatattaatatataatataacatGGGTGCATGATATATGCTACTAAATCCATTTTTGTTTTgttaacttttttctttttaattttttttctactcATTTTCCATATTCCATATGGACTACTGCTTGTTGATATTGAAACCAGAAATTAGTTGAATTGACCTTATTGTATGATATGAATTATGATGTGATATTATATTATATGTTattaagttcattaatttattTGTTTCCGAGttaccaaaaaacaaaaaattgaaaattaccACACATTTTCAGGTTTTCAGTGCATTTTGAGTTATGATGATTACcatgatttatttaatttttttttcttatttcgtCAATGTAATAATGATTCATGAAAGTAAGTAAGGAGGAAAGTAATAACTATGATTAATCTGAAGTGGAGCTGGTGGTTGATCTTGAAGAAACATGAGTAGCTGAGACGGCANNNNNNNNNNNNNNNNNNNNNNNNNNNNNNNNAAAAGCATagtttttttatatttgaattattaataaaaatactatATGTCACTTGATCACGTGATCATAGCCCCGGTGGTTGCCAGATTAAAATGGACACTTGTAAGTATATATTGGTTTTTTAATTTCAACATGCATTAACATTATAGAATCTATCTATACCAGAATTTCTTCCTTCAAATGATGTTAATATATATGCATGCTTTAGTTAAGTAGGATTTTGAATTACTCATGAGTCATGAATAATGCATTCCCttttttcctctctctctctgtctaCCAAGTCATATAAAACCCTTTCGTTTTTATATTGAAGTAGAGTGAAATCTGTGCGTAAAgagataaattaattatattatatagtatATTCTAATATTATATAGAGATTGATTAGATAATATANNNNNNNNNNNNNNNNNNNNNNNNNNNNNNNNNNNNNNNNNNNNNNNNNNNNNNNNNNNNTGAGGTATTTGTACTTTTCATTAAATAAATAcctcttcaaaaaattttttgCTAAACTAAGTCTATATCTGTTTCAATTATATTCTTCGTTTCCACAAATCTATCTCTTTGCTTTTGCCTCCATAATTTCTTTCTATCTTTCCCCTAAATCCATTAATTCATCATTTAGAACATTATAATTTCACCGTTCCTTTTCGTTCTTTTTTGGCAACAATTATTACTAAGGCTATCGTCCTTTACAAGTCATCACAACCCACAATGCACAATTGCTTCTTTCTCATTAATATGTATTTCATTTGTCTCTGTTTGTTTCTTACAATCCTTGATGCCATGAATAAATGCATCCTGAAATGATGGCACTTTAAAAATATGTCTAAAACGAGTATAAAAATTTTGTGTATATTAAATatgttatatttatataaattattagattttattaaataaaaataaaaatttaataaaagaaaacaatcataTGCCAGAAGATTTTATAGAATAATAAATCTATCTTGCATTTTCATATTAATTTATTGGTAATTAATGTATTTGGACTTAAGTTGTTTATATATAAAAGAGTAAACCACATGTAAAATTATGAGAAAATTGTTTAACTATtagatatatatttaattttaaaaaaattaaatgtcagattttgatataattttttacaAGTTAAGTATAATTACAAGAATTAGATATTTTTATTGTTAAAATTTGATGATTTTATGctaacttattttttttttgtaatgaccaaaatttttaaaaaaataNNNNNNNNNNNNNNNNNNNNNNNNNNNNNNNNNNNNNNNNNNNNNNNNNNNNNNNNNNNNNNNNNNNNNNNNNNNNNNNNNNNNNNNNNNNNNNNNNNNNNNNNNNNNNNNNNNNNNNNNNNNNNNNNNNNNNNNNNNNNNNNNNNNNNNNNNNNNNNNNNNNNNNNNNNNNNNNNNNNNNNNNNNNNNNNNNNNNAACATAATAAACTACTAAAATATATTCCAAACTAAAAAATTGGTTATTGATTGAGGAGGATTAAAATAtacgtaatttttttttaaattaaaaataagacTTGAATCTAAAATAAGAGATGTTTAAGTAAGGATGAAGAAATTATGTCATATATAGATAAAGAGAGAGATTAGCATCATCGCGATGATGATgaacatcatcattttcacaagatTTTGGAGATTGCGTCTTATATGGTTACCAGGTTCATGTGCTGATTTTGCCACCCACTCGCAACATTCATAAGAACTTGGAATTACATGCATGCACTTCTCGAGGCAAACAAATTTTGATATGAAAGTAAAATAAGTGATATATTTTAACAtgataatttttggtgttttttaaaattgtgggagtacacaaatcggagggtccgatttgtgttgaaaaagttaaaaaaaattcagagtacacaaatcggacctttcaatttgtgttaaaaaattaaaaaaactcaaAGTACACAACTCGAACCATTTGGTCATGAAATTTTGTTTCAcaaatcgcatggtccgatttgCAGTTGATGGAATTTGAAATCTGAAATATGAAATTCGGACCCTCCGTTTTGTTTGTTctgggtaattttttttttacattccgAGGGACAGGATCCGAATTCTGCTTCCTCTAATCCCACATCAAGGTGAAGCACCCCTCCTCTCCACACGCGAGTTCAACACTTCTTTTGgttccatattcaaattaaaaactcTTGATATCTCATAAATGATCAGAAAAAGAAATTGAATATTTATTTAGAAATAAAGAACCAAATTGTTCTTTATGCTTCCTCACAACCAAGAAAACCTTGAAATCAGATATATTATGGTTAAATTTTTAAAAGGGATAAatgtataattattaaaaaattagaaactaatttttttaattttttcaaatcaTGTTAACAGTGACCTTAAacctaaattctttttttttgttttctttcaatGTCATTCACCAACTCTTTCTTATCAGTCAGTCTCTCCTAAAGTCTCGAACGGCCGAACTCCAGAGTTCAAAGTCACAATCGCCGACTTCTCTGATTCGTCTCTCCAGTGCGTCTCCAACACTGTGCCGTCGCCTCTGTGGCTCCTCTACTCTGCGTCGTCGCATCTCCTTGCTCTGGTGCGTCTCTCGTCCTCCTATCCTCGCTCGTCCATCGCTGCTGTCACCCCTGGCCTGTCATCCTTGGCCAGGTGTCTGCTTCGCCGTGCTTGGACAGgttggttttctctcttctctgcgTTCTTAACACTCCCtatcaatttttttagttattcagtTGACTTATAATTTGATTACAACGAGGCGGCGCTGCTTGGGAGGCGCGACGGATGAAGAAATGGGGGAGGAGCGAAAGGCCAAAGGCCATTACAGAGTGTTGGGATACATCTTTTGGAAATGATTTGGGAAAAAAAAAAgtcatgttttaatttttaatactttaaaaaattacataattacctattttaaaaattaatttaattataaaataatctATCTANNNNNNNNNNNNNNNNNNNNNNNNNNNNNNNNNNNNNNNNNNNNNNNNNNNNNNNNNNNNNNNNNNNNNNNNNNNNNNNNNNNNNNNNNNNNNNNNNNNNNNNNNNNNNNNNNNNNNNNNNNNNNNNNNNNNNNNNNNNNNNNNNNNNNNNNNNNNNNNNNNNNNNNNNNNNNNNNNNNNNNNNNNNNNNNNNNNNNNNNNNNNNNNNNNNNNNNNNNNNNNNNNNNNNNNNNNNNNNNNNNNNNNNNNNNNNNNNNNNNNNNNNNNNNNNNNNNNNNNNNNNNNNNNNNNNNNNNNNNNNNNNNNNNNNNNNNNNNNNNNNNNNNNNNNNNNNNNNNNNNNNNNNNNNNNNNNNNNNNNNNNNNNNNNNNNNNNNNNNNNNNNNNNNNNNNNNNNNNNNNNNNNNNNNNNNNNNNNNNNNNNNNNNNNNNNNNNNNNNNNNNNNNNNNNNNNNNNNNNNNNNNNNNNNNNNNNNNNNNNNNNNNNNNNNNNNNNNNNNNNNNNNNNNNNNNNNNNNNNNNNNNNNNNNNNNNNNNNNNNNNNNNNNNNNNNNNNNNNNNNNNNNNNNNNNNNNNNNNNNNNNNNNNNNNNNNNNNNNNNNNNNNNNNNNNNNNNNNNNNNNNNNNNNNNNNNNNNNNNNNNNNNNNNNNNNNNNNNNNNNNNNNNNNNNNNNNNNNNNNNNNNNNNNNNNNNNNNNNNNNNNNNNNNNNNNNNNNNNNNNNNNNNNNNNNNNNNNNNNNNNNNNNNNNNNNNNNNNNNNNNNNNNNNNNNNNNNNNNNNNNNNNNNNNNNNNNNNNNNNNNNNNNNNNNNNNNNNNNNNNNNNNNNNNNNNNNNNNNNNNNNNNNNNNNNNNNNNNNNNNNNNNNNNNNNNNNNNNNNNNNNNNNNNNNNNNNNNNNNNNNNNNNNNNNNNNNNNNNNNNNNNNNNNNNNNNNNNNNNNNNNNNNNNNNNNNNNNNNNNNNNNNNNNNNNNNNNNNNNNNNNNNNNNNNNNNNNNNNNNNNNNNNNNNNNNNNNNNNNNNNNNNNNNNNNNNNNNNNNNNNNNNNNNNNNNNNNNNNNNNNNNNNNNNNNNNNNNNNNNNNNNNNNNNNNNNNNNNNNNNNNNNNNNNNNNNNNNNNNNNNNNNNNNNNNNNNNNNNNNNNNNNNNNNNNNNNNNNNNNNNNNNNNNNNNNNNNNNNNNNNNNNNNNNNNNNNNNNNNNNNNNNNNNNNNNNNNNNNNNNNNNNNNNNNNNNNNNNNNNNNNNNNNNNNNNNNNNNNNNNNNNNNNNNNNNNNNNNNNNNNNNNNNNNNNNNNNNNNNNNNNNNNNNNNNNNNNNNNNNNNNNNNNNNNNNNNNNNNNNNNNNNNNNNNNNNNNNNNNNNNNNNNNNNNNNNNNNNNNNNNNNNNNNNNNNNNNNNNNNNNNNNNNNNNNNNNNNNNNNNNNNNNNNNNNNNNNNNNNNNNNNNNNNNNNNNNNNNNNNNNNNNNNNNNNNNNNNNNNNNNNNNNNNNNNNNNNNNNNNNNNNNNNNNNNNNNNNNNNNNNNNNNNNNNNNNNNNNNNNNNNNNNNNNNNNNNNNNNNNNNNNNNNNNNNNNNNNNNNNNNNNNNNNNNNNNNNNNNNNNNNNNNNNNNNNNNNNNNNNNNNNNNNNNNNNNNNNNNNNNNNNNNNNNNNNNNNNNNNNNNNNNNNNNNNNNNNNNNNNNNNNNNNNNNNNNNNNNNNNNNNNNNNNNNNNNNNNNNNNNNNNNNNNNNNNNNNNNNNNNNNNNNNNNNNNNNNNNNNNNNNNNNNNNNNNNNNNNNNNNNNNNNNNNNNNNNNNNNNNNNNNNNNNNNNNNNNNNNNNNNNNNNNNNNNNNNNNNNNNNNNNNNNNNNNNNNNNNNNNNNNNNNNNNNNNNNNNNNNNNNNNNNNNNNNNNNNNNNNNNNNNNNNNNNNNNNNNNNNNNNNNNNNNNNNNNNNNNNNNNNNNNNNNNNNNNNNNNNNNNNNNNNNNNNNNNNNNNNNNNNNNNNNNNNNNNNNNNNNNNNNNNNNNNNNNNNNNNNNNNNNNNNNNNNNNNNNNNNNNNNNNNNNNNNNNNNNNNNNNNNNNNNNNNNNNNNNNNNNNNNNNNNNNNNNNNNNNNNNNNNNNNNNNNNNNNNNNNNNNNNNNNNNNNNNNNNNNNNNNNNNNNNNNNNNNNNNNNNNNNNNNNNNNNNNNNNNNNNNNNNNNNNNNNNNNNNNNNNNNNNNNNNNNNNNNNNNNNNNNNNNNNNNNNNNNNNNNNNNNNNNNNNNNNNNNNNNNNNNNNNNNNNNNNNNNNNNNNNNNNNNNNNNNNNNNNNNNNNNNNNNNNNNNNNNNNNNNNNNNNNNNNNNNNNNNNNNNNNNNNNNNNNNNACTTAAGTtcgattattttattttattttatttatttattcttttaagGAGAATACTAGTTCAAGGAGGGACGCAAATAATCATGTTCTAAAGTTATTATTAACCTTACTAATCACCCTAGAGAAGAAAATAACCTTATATATATAAAGTTGCATAAACTTTACATTTAAAGTTTCATCATTATATGAAATTTAATGATTATGATGGATTCATCTCAATGATACGAAAACCCAATCCTGGTCTCCCTCTCAAAACGTACATTACGTGTATATAGTTATGGCGGTATTACTCAATACTCATGTCATGGTCACAGGCacaattttgcatatatataataggaTCGATGAATAAAACATTTAGATATAAAAATAGTACGTGTTAAATACTAGAGATAAAATTAGAACTTGATTATACATTGcgactaaaataataatttatccaaaaaaaatacaaaattacaaaTTAAAGGACTATATATTTACAGGTCAATTTTTACACTCTGTTAGAGTATCTAATTAAAACAATTCAATGTTTTTATGGATGAAGCAATATCTATATCTATACATATGAAAAGTTTAATTCATAATTATTTGTGTTCGACATCACATGACTTATGTCTCCAACTAACCAACTACTACTTCTAGAGGGAGGCTTTAAGAAAAAGAATATTAAGTGCTGTCTTGTCTCATAAAGTACTTTTTATAAAAAGGGATTGCCGACTAACCTCAATttagcatataataataaataacatATAAATATGTTGATTTAATCAGCAATatgtatttatttaatttgtcaACGTTACGTTGCATTATTTCTTATTCTTAAATTTAGATATAACAACACTTGCGATGGATCCACTGACATTGTCAACATTTGATGGAGGCAATGTGCTTCATTTTACAATTGTAATTCCCAACATAAATATTTACACAGAAAGAGACTCAAGTGTATATATGCAAATGAAATGTCACCTAAAGTTACTTCTAAAGTTAAAAGTACTtggtcataattaaataattatataaaatttaattttattttcttttttgataATAAATATCTCCTTTTTAGctttattttgtattaaattaaTCAGACATGCTACACATCCATGTAATTTTGTATCTAAGTCCATCCAAATTGGCCCAACACAAAAAAAATCCAATACCATTAAATGAACGTGTATAACACGTGCCCCAAACCCCCCAAAACGTtaacattcattcacacttcat from Arachis ipaensis cultivar K30076 chromosome B09, Araip1.1, whole genome shotgun sequence includes these protein-coding regions:
- the LOC107616472 gene encoding CLAVATA3/ESR (CLE)-related protein 12, which encodes MTLKISQLLHILLWLSLILFLLFHEYCNLNSKINKPTNPKNHHHHPFNNGRKVLLASKFDFSPFFNHHHRHKHPPPDPSDTEIDPRYGVEKRRVPTGPNPLHH